GATTTTCCTCGTAAAGTCAATTCCAAATGAGTTCAGAAAGCTTCAGAATCAATCCAGTTTCATTTTAATCCCTTTTGGGCCTCATTAAGACCTGTTTAGAGGTGGGAGCGTGTgagcttttttttgtcaagtacaagggGCTACAATGGTGACATTTTGTTAGGAACTTTCGATTTAAAACCACTGGCGAACGGGAATACTTGTggaacagacacagacaaacAGCTACAGTCCTTTGGTCCGCGGCTTACAGTAATTCGGTTTACGGTAATTCGTTGTGCCATGGTCTGCTCTTCTTGGATGAATTGCGTTGAGAAATCTTTTGAGCCTTTACGATATAACCTGGAATACCAAAGTCGCTAGTGATACATTCGTTTCCGTTCAATTGAATATCATTATTACATTACATACATACAAAAATAAAGTACACGTAACAGACTGCTGCCAGTGTGAGTTTTACCAGGAACCCCTTACATTCCTATCACGATTAGTTCTTGGAGAACCGGGGATCGTTGGTCACCTTGTTGATCTCTTCGGCAATCTGCTCAcccttgaggttgaagtCACCAGAGACGGCGCCAAACGAACCGGGGACCTTGGAAGAAGGACCGTCGGTGATGTCAAGCTCATTCTCAGGCTTGGCGAATCGGGGATCGTTTCCAACCTTTGTCACATCGTCGGCAATCTGATCAGACTTGAGGTTAAAATCTCCAGTAGGAGGCTTAAAGTGGCCAGGATCAGTGATATCCAGCTCGTGGGTAGgcttggaagaagaggcgCCAGAGGCAAATCGAGGGTCGTTTCCGACCTTGGTCACATCGTCGGCAATCTGATCAGACTTGAGGTTAAAATCTCCAGTAGCAGGCTGAAAGTGGCCAGGATCAGTGATATCCAGCTCGTGGGTAGgcttggaagaagaggcgCCAGAGGCAAATCGAGGGTCGTTTCCGACCTTGGTCACATCGTCGGCAATCTGATCAGACTTGAGGTTAAAATCTCCAGTAGCAGGCTGAAAGTGGCCAGGATCAGTGATATCCAGCTCGTGGGTAGgcttggaagaagaggcgCCAGAGGCAAATCGAGGGTCGTTTCCGACCTTGGTCACATCGTCGGCAATCTGATCAGACTTGAGGTTAAAATCTCCAGTAGCAGGCTGAAAGTGACCAGGATCAGTAATATCCAGCTCATGGGCAGGCTTAgcagaggaggaagtgCCGGTAAATCGAGGATCATTTCCCACCTTTGTCTTGTCATCGACAATCTGGTTagccttgaggttgaaatCCCCAGAAACGGGGTTGCCggaagcaggagcagagGAGCCAGTACCGGAACCATGAGCAAATCGAGGATCGTTGCCAACCTTGGTAACATCTCCTGCGATCTCGTTGGAGTCGAGATTGAAAGCACCAGTAGCCGGCTTGAAATTTCCAGGGTCGGTAATATCAAGCTCGTGAGCAGGCTTGGAAGAGTCACCGGCAAATCGGGGGTCCGAGCCAACCTTGGTTTTGTCGTCAACAATCTGGTTTCCCTTAAGATTGAAGTCTCCGTCAACAGCATTACCAGAAGCAGGGGCTCCAGAGCCGGAGGAAGGACCATCACCAATAGCAAGTTCGTGCTCAGGATGGATCACACCAGTCTCGGTTTTCACGAATCGAGGATCCTTGCCGACCTTGGTAACATCTTCAGCAATTTCGTTGGAGCCGAGGTTGAAAGCACCAGTAGCTGGCTTAAAGTGGCCAGGGTCAGTGATCTCGAGTTCGTGAGCGGGCTTCGAAGAGGAGGTAGAAGAAGCAAATCTGGGATCAGAGCCAACTTGAGTCTTATCGTCGACAATCTGGTTGGCCTTCAGGTTGAAATCACCAGTCACAGGGTTGCCAGAAACAGGAGCACCAGTAGAAGAGGGACCATCGGTGATCTCCAGCTCCCGGGTAGGATGAGAAGAGCTAGAACCATCAGCAAACCGGGGATCAGCACCAACTTTGGTCTTATCGTCGACAATCTGATTtgccttgaggttgaaatCACCAGAAACAGGGTTACCggaagcaggagcagaagagccagTACCGGAACCATGAGCAAATCGAGGATCGTTGCCAACCTTGGTAACATCACCAGCAATCTCGTTAGATCCAAGGTTGAATGCACCAGTAGCAGGCTTGAAGTGGCCAGGGTCGGTGATCTCCAACTCGTGCGCAGgcttggaagaagaagcaccagAAGCGAATCGGGGGTCAGATCCGACCTTGGTCTCGTCGCCAACAATCTGgttggccttgaggttAAAATCACCGGAGACGGCGTTACCAGAAGCgggagcagaagaggaagtAGAGGGACCATCACCAATAGCGAGCTCGTGGGCGGGCTTAATGGTAGAGCTGGATTCTGTGAATCGAGGATCATTTCCTACCCTGGTAACATCACCAGCAATCTGGTTAGACTTGAGGTTGAAGTCTCCGGACACAGGGttgccagaagaagcaccagCAGAAGGACCGTCGCCAATGGCAAGCTCGTGCTTGGGTTTGATCACTTCGTCAGCAGCGTGGGCAAACCGAGGGTCGTTGCCAATCTTTGTCTTATCGTCAACAATCTGGTTAGCCTTCAGGTTGAAAtcaccagaaacagcagaaCCGGGGTCCAGAGTTCGAGGGCCGTCCTCAATGGTGAGCTCGTGTTCGGGCTTGATCtcagagccagcagcatgAGCAAATCGGGGGTCGTTTCCAACCTTGGTCACGTCTCCTGCAATCTGGTTGGACTTGAGGTTGAAAtctc
The Yarrowia lipolytica chromosome 1A, complete sequence genome window above contains:
- a CDS encoding uncharacterized protein (Compare to YALI0A17020g, no similarity); the protein is MSQQPPHNPPQAASAAAHALSSPKHGKHDVVPEEVQAAYASYESSHGKALPAGSRIETKDAVYVVEDEAKQRSRTSPSHSPKQSSVSQSVQNKFSAIDRQIKSGRKPQSPTQSHHAPRAGQHQTQHAGQHQTQHAAHVGQHAPGATGQHATQHSGHQALHHPVQDAQKSPSRSLAGNVRDQYSTPGAAGAAGASGTHNVHQIGKDRFHDKLVDKHDALQKQRADVLASDAKNEKIISSGAAHGATSATPTTGVASAPASAPASAPTGATGAATTGATTGATTGATTGATTGATTGATTGATGAAPGTPPTSNPTSRPSPKKRESWGNKFNAFKNRDKDVAEKLEKEEKPSGIRGFFSGLTKRKDKYETKEEKVLDDAYQNEEQSFTTPVADGAGNLESKEVPNLGGFRDTTLPDVEQSVMDGRPDEYDTSTFGGKAKAGIASVVDAVGLGQDGAQPEPAHGFAAARDAASGGHEFAGERVLAEARAESEAQPLGEVPGANSKVGATGLPTKNELGAVVGEDHPDHPKNLKLGDEVVSKLRSGQAGVGIVPDYHKNAEKAPVAEKGAADNTTRNTFAKDAQLDDTLPHKSKLDASGLPLKQYADRDVSTLEDSTKVKEPDYSPNFAKDASLDPTLPHQSKLSAAGLPLSSTQASTQGSSDNAVSGDFNLKSNQIAGDVTKVGNDPRFAHAAGSEIKPEHELTIEDGPRTLDPGSAVSGDFNLKANQIVDDKTKIGNDPRFAHAADEVIKPKHELAIGDGPSAGASSGNPVSGDFNLKSNQIAGDVTRVGNDPRFTESSSTIKPAHELAIGDGPSTSSSAPASGNAVSGDFNLKANQIVGDETKVGSDPRFASGASSSKPAHELEITDPGHFKPATGAFNLGSNEIAGDVTKVGNDPRFAHGSGTGSSAPASGNPVSGDFNLKANQIVDDKTKVGADPRFADGSSSSHPTRELEITDGPSSTGAPVSGNPVTGDFNLKANQIVDDKTQVGSDPRFASSTSSSKPAHELEITDPGHFKPATGAFNLGSNEIAEDVTKVGKDPRFVKTETGVIHPEHELAIGDGPSSGSGAPASGNAVDGDFNLKGNQIVDDKTKVGSDPRFAGDSSKPAHELDITDPGNFKPATGAFNLDSNEIAGDVTKVGNDPRFAHGSGTGSSAPASGNPVSGDFNLKANQIVDDKTKVGNDPRFTGTSSSAKPAHELDITDPGHFQPATGDFNLKSDQIADDVTKVGNDPRFASGASSSKPTHELDITDPGHFQPATGDFNLKSDQIADDVTKVGNDPRFASGASSSKPTHELDITDPGHFQPATGDFNLKSDQIADDVTKVGNDPRFASGASSSKPTHELDITDPGHFKPPTGDFNLKSDQIADDVTKVGNDPRFAKPENELDITDGPSSKVPGSFGAVSGDFNLKGEQIAEEINKVTNDPRFSKN